In Legionella lytica, one genomic interval encodes:
- a CDS encoding O-antigen translocase codes for MKIHNKLLKTSFFSGLSTLVKILTGIVSLKIIAMHTGPEGVAILGQFMALANIFATIAGGGIALGVIKYVAEYANTQELRNFLPTATLYTLFFSLTTMLLGIIYSQKLSEWILGSAEFAYLMRWMAIAQLFIAMHLLLCSILNGFGQIRLLITVTIISSVLSFIIVCSVALLYPLKSILLAFVVAQALAICISLLFVYGKDWFRLLFSFKIEKKYLHNLLRYSFMSSVSTLTVPLAQIIVRNDLNTLFGWENVGYWQAVIRLSDAYLLFVTAALTTYYLPRLSELRAPAALKEEITSTFKTLMPLIALMLICIYLFRGIIINLLYSKTFTPATELFSYQLLGDFFRVASWLFTYLLLAKAWTKTYVITEIILSAVFVCLSYSFSRSYGLIGVTYAFVLTYFIYWLLMTLVAIFYFKLESKNYKLAIIN; via the coding sequence ATGAAAATTCATAATAAGTTATTAAAGACATCATTTTTTTCCGGGCTATCAACACTTGTTAAAATTCTAACAGGTATAGTGAGCCTAAAAATAATAGCAATGCACACAGGCCCTGAGGGAGTAGCGATATTAGGGCAATTTATGGCATTGGCCAATATCTTTGCTACCATCGCGGGCGGGGGTATTGCTTTGGGTGTTATTAAGTACGTTGCAGAATATGCCAATACACAAGAATTAAGAAATTTTTTACCAACGGCAACTCTCTATACCTTGTTTTTCTCTCTTACAACGATGTTGCTCGGCATAATTTATAGCCAAAAATTGTCGGAATGGATTTTAGGCTCAGCTGAATTTGCTTATTTGATGCGTTGGATGGCCATCGCTCAATTATTTATTGCCATGCATTTATTACTGTGTTCTATTTTAAATGGCTTTGGCCAGATACGATTGCTTATAACGGTTACTATTATAAGCAGCGTACTTAGTTTTATCATCGTGTGTAGTGTTGCGCTTTTATATCCGTTAAAAAGTATTTTACTCGCGTTTGTAGTAGCCCAAGCATTAGCTATTTGTATTTCATTATTATTTGTCTATGGTAAGGATTGGTTTCGTCTCCTATTTTCTTTTAAAATTGAGAAAAAGTATCTTCATAATTTACTGCGTTATTCATTTATGAGTAGCGTAAGTACCTTAACCGTGCCTCTTGCACAAATCATCGTTCGTAATGACTTAAATACGTTGTTTGGGTGGGAAAATGTAGGTTATTGGCAAGCAGTTATACGTTTATCCGATGCTTATTTATTGTTTGTTACTGCAGCCTTAACTACGTATTATTTGCCTCGGTTATCCGAGTTGCGGGCCCCTGCTGCATTAAAGGAAGAGATCACGAGTACTTTTAAAACTCTTATGCCCCTTATCGCCCTCATGCTTATATGCATTTACCTTTTTCGAGGGATTATTATTAATCTTCTCTACAGTAAAACGTTTACTCCTGCAACGGAATTGTTTTCTTATCAGCTTCTCGGTGATTTTTTTCGCGTTGCTAGTTGGTTATTTACCTATTTACTTTTAGCAAAAGCGTGGACGAAAACATATGTTATTACGGAAATTATTTTAAGTGCAGTGTTTGTTTGTTTGAGTTATTCATTTTCCAGGAGCTATGGATTAATTGGGGTAACTTATGCTTTTGTATTAACCTATTTTATTTATTGGCTACTCATGACCCTTGTTGCAATTTTTTATTTTAAGCTCGAAAGTAAAAATTATAAATTAGCAATAATTAATTAA
- a CDS encoding acyltransferase family protein translates to MMSKNIEIHPRALYFSCADGIRGLACFIVLITHAITMFFINTSPYLAGSGKIGCWLFFVLSAFLLTTKFKTSGFGSSQLIHYGISRFLRIIPLYFLALIVYKFLGTTGISSWTNVEDALLLKQGFSHLWTIPVEFKFYFYLPLIAFILIQAAKINPLFSTLVFVSFVLIEQFYWPYWLTSINSIEVNYYLTPFTTGVFFAAIYEQLKPYATSKNATLIGFVTMIVCLVSLPISKLYFFKIPLDLSLANQFIYFGLAWALFIVFTLEGKGLYGRILCTSFFRIIGKWSYSIYLFHWLVYMKYIQYWPNSILAMCIGLISAILAGGIVFYLVERPLESLRQYSKTNPYLNKGWRLFYLRMRTWRRLSFTIK, encoded by the coding sequence ATGATGAGTAAAAATATAGAAATACATCCTCGCGCGCTCTATTTCTCCTGTGCTGATGGTATAAGAGGATTGGCATGTTTTATCGTGTTGATAACCCATGCGATTACGATGTTTTTCATCAACACATCACCCTATCTTGCGGGTAGTGGAAAAATTGGCTGCTGGTTGTTTTTTGTGTTGAGCGCTTTTCTGCTGACCACAAAATTCAAAACATCAGGCTTTGGTTCTTCTCAACTGATACACTATGGGATAAGCCGCTTTTTAAGAATCATACCACTTTATTTTTTAGCTCTTATTGTTTATAAATTTTTAGGTACAACAGGTATTAGTTCATGGACGAATGTTGAAGATGCTTTATTGCTAAAACAAGGTTTTTCACATTTATGGACTATTCCAGTCGAGTTTAAATTTTATTTTTATTTGCCTCTAATTGCATTTATCTTGATTCAAGCTGCCAAGATTAATCCTTTATTCTCTACACTTGTTTTTGTGAGCTTCGTTTTAATCGAGCAATTTTATTGGCCTTATTGGCTTACCTCGATTAATTCCATTGAAGTAAATTACTATTTAACCCCTTTTACTACAGGAGTTTTTTTTGCTGCAATCTATGAGCAATTAAAGCCATATGCCACATCAAAAAATGCAACCTTAATAGGATTTGTAACAATGATAGTGTGCCTTGTTTCCTTACCAATTTCTAAACTCTATTTTTTCAAAATTCCTCTTGATCTTAGCTTGGCAAATCAATTTATCTATTTTGGTTTGGCATGGGCTTTATTTATTGTTTTTACTCTGGAGGGCAAGGGGTTGTATGGGCGGATTCTCTGTACTTCTTTTTTTCGAATTATAGGTAAATGGAGCTATTCTATTTATCTTTTTCATTGGCTTGTATATATGAAATACATCCAATATTGGCCCAACAGCATTCTTGCCATGTGTATAGGCTTGATATCTGCCATTTTAGCCGGTGGGATCGTTTTTTATTTAGTAGAGAGGCCTCTGGAGAGCTTGAGGCAATACAGTAAAACCAATCCTTACTTGAATAAAGGTTGGCGTTTATTTTATTTGAGAATGCGGACATGGCGACGTTTATCATTTACCATAAAGTAA
- the wecB gene encoding non-hydrolyzing UDP-N-acetylglucosamine 2-epimerase — protein MLKVMTIVGTRPELIKMSRVIAEFDKHTNHILVHTGQNFDYELNQIFFDDLEIRKPDYFLEAVGDTAAQAIARIIEKADEVLEKEKPDALLLYGDTNSCLAVLSAKRRKIPVFHMEAGNRCFDQRVPEELNRKVLDHLSDINLVLSEHARRYLISEGIPAERIIKTGSHMQEVLEHFMPKILSSDILSQLDLQPQQYFLVSNHREENVDVPENLQDLLDTLQSLAQTYNMPVVVSTHPRTRKRLESLNVTGLDSRIHFLKPFGFLDYIKLQMEAFCVVSDSGTITEEASLLNLPAVTIRNTHERPEGMDDATLVMCGLKSASVLDAVRIVTSQHNQSSRTFKVVSDYEGGCVSKKMVRIVSSYVDYINRVIWSK, from the coding sequence ATGCTTAAGGTAATGACCATAGTGGGCACCAGGCCTGAATTAATAAAGATGTCACGCGTCATTGCTGAATTTGATAAACATACCAACCATATTTTAGTGCATACAGGTCAGAACTTTGATTATGAGCTTAATCAAATCTTCTTTGATGATTTGGAAATCCGTAAGCCTGATTATTTTTTAGAAGCAGTTGGAGATACAGCCGCTCAAGCCATTGCGCGTATTATTGAAAAAGCTGATGAAGTCTTGGAAAAAGAAAAGCCTGACGCGCTTCTACTTTATGGGGATACTAATTCTTGCCTCGCGGTTCTTTCTGCAAAACGTCGTAAAATCCCAGTATTTCATATGGAAGCAGGTAACCGTTGTTTTGATCAGCGTGTTCCTGAGGAATTAAACCGTAAGGTACTTGACCATTTAAGTGACATCAATTTAGTGTTGTCAGAGCATGCACGGCGTTATTTAATTAGTGAAGGCATACCTGCAGAAAGAATCATTAAAACAGGCTCACATATGCAAGAGGTTCTTGAGCATTTTATGCCCAAGATTTTATCATCAGACATCTTGTCACAACTTGATTTACAACCTCAGCAGTATTTCTTAGTTAGCAATCATCGGGAAGAAAATGTAGACGTTCCCGAAAACCTGCAGGATCTATTAGATACATTACAGTCTTTGGCACAAACCTATAATATGCCGGTAGTGGTTTCTACTCATCCTCGAACAAGAAAGAGATTAGAGAGTCTTAATGTTACTGGATTGGATTCACGCATTCACTTCTTAAAGCCATTTGGTTTTCTAGACTACATTAAACTGCAAATGGAAGCATTTTGTGTCGTATCAGACAGTGGCACGATTACCGAAGAAGCCTCTTTGCTAAATCTTCCTGCAGTTACTATTAGGAATACGCATGAACGTCCAGAAGGCATGGATGATGCGACTTTGGTCATGTGTGGACTCAAATCAGCTAGTGTTTTGGATGCTGTACGTATAGTCACCTCACAACATAATCAAAGCTCACGCACCTTTAAAGTTGTTTCAGATTATGAAGGTGGTTGTGTTTCGAAAAAAATGGTTCGAATTGTATCCAGTTATGTTGATTATATTAATCGCGTTATATGGTCAAAATAG
- a CDS encoding sulfatase-like hydrolase/transferase — MLKKLNENWRYLLVIPLFFTALCTAYIKHNGISITSPEALYSYLLLLLFALIPSAVMVFSGTALRLLILSGVLFLFLLSQLKAVPVLPFGLKYRYSAPLMVMGLMAILYCIREQLDKLLLIIFTVFWVGAFFTAKTPPFSTTQFQSIQGNSQLPPYIEIVLDEQIGITGGAVLEGKKTDYFSRELINDYVKKDFTVYGQAYSRDFQTLSSFASFLNFKPLDKLDDYLLQEKGMNLITKNKLFELLSKQGYAINVMQSTYVDLCTYRKNANIKKCNTYNYATPISSPVENVKAKSIAMIHDIFSTVPLLDKLSNKILSILFPGNKKQTIVEASTATYKIFPEILKLAKDVETGNAYFIHLLMPHYPYVFNAHCEYIGDRGKTAATYIDQIKCTHKMMGQFLDVLASNPATKNSTIIIHGDHGFRTPKPSARKSYSFTPVNVTKTYNTFFAVKSPLYKPGYNATQLPLDFLLKNILTQHEPVFYNSEKQFVYLRSDKRTDKPFDRGIFQMSKAIGSKETDVSLIN; from the coding sequence ATGTTGAAAAAATTAAATGAAAACTGGCGTTATCTTTTGGTAATTCCTTTGTTTTTCACGGCGTTATGTACTGCATACATCAAACATAACGGAATAAGTATAACGAGTCCGGAGGCATTATATTCTTATTTGTTATTGCTTCTATTTGCTTTAATTCCTTCAGCTGTTATGGTTTTTAGTGGAACTGCATTACGATTGCTTATTCTTTCCGGAGTACTTTTTCTTTTTCTATTAAGCCAGCTGAAAGCAGTACCCGTTTTGCCCTTTGGGTTAAAGTACCGTTATAGTGCGCCCCTTATGGTTATGGGGCTCATGGCCATCTTATATTGTATCCGTGAACAACTCGACAAGTTACTTCTTATAATCTTCACAGTATTTTGGGTTGGCGCTTTTTTTACAGCGAAAACCCCACCTTTTTCCACGACACAATTTCAATCAATCCAAGGGAACTCTCAATTACCTCCATATATTGAAATCGTCCTGGATGAGCAAATCGGGATTACTGGAGGCGCAGTTTTAGAAGGAAAAAAAACGGATTATTTTTCTAGAGAGTTAATTAACGATTATGTGAAAAAAGATTTCACAGTATATGGCCAGGCTTATAGCCGAGATTTCCAAACTCTATCCTCTTTCGCCAGTTTTCTTAACTTTAAACCATTAGATAAACTTGACGATTATTTGCTCCAGGAAAAGGGGATGAATTTAATTACTAAGAATAAACTTTTTGAGTTATTAAGTAAGCAAGGGTATGCAATCAATGTAATGCAGAGCACATATGTTGATCTGTGCACCTATAGAAAAAATGCGAATATAAAAAAATGTAATACTTACAACTATGCCACACCTATTTCTTCGCCAGTAGAGAATGTCAAAGCAAAATCAATTGCTATGATTCATGATATTTTTTCTACAGTCCCATTGTTGGATAAATTAAGCAATAAGATATTATCTATTTTGTTTCCAGGAAATAAAAAGCAGACTATAGTTGAAGCATCAACAGCAACGTACAAAATTTTTCCCGAAATTCTTAAATTAGCCAAAGACGTTGAAACGGGTAATGCTTATTTTATTCATTTATTAATGCCACATTATCCTTATGTATTTAATGCTCATTGCGAATACATAGGTGATCGGGGGAAAACAGCTGCTACTTACATAGACCAAATTAAATGTACCCATAAAATGATGGGGCAGTTTCTTGACGTTTTGGCAAGTAATCCTGCAACTAAAAACAGTACGATTATAATTCATGGTGATCATGGTTTCCGTACTCCAAAACCAAGTGCAAGAAAAAGTTATTCATTCACTCCAGTAAATGTAACTAAGACATATAATACTTTTTTTGCTGTAAAAAGTCCGCTGTATAAGCCTGGCTATAATGCGACACAATTACCCCTGGATTTTTTATTAAAAAATATTCTAACCCAACATGAGCCTGTTTTTTATAACTCTGAAAAACAGTTTGTTTATTTACGTAGTGACAAACGTACTGATAAACCATTTGATCGGGGGATTTTCCAGATGTCAAAAGCTATTGGCAGCAAAGAAACGGATGTTTCACTAATCAACTAA
- a CDS encoding methyltransferase domain-containing protein, whose protein sequence is MTANKPNQFLNTVEGHRSSFRDPCGQIYTLNGEIYRQITEAGSPDYQHLMASGLYKELQSKGYLIPHQEVALEFAFNKQAQIILKPEEIETISYCYEWSFSQFKDAALLTLEIAKCAIEYGMILKDASAYNVQFHHGKPIFIDTSSFALYREGEPWVAYNQFCRHFLAPLLLMAKVDIRLGKLSQQYIDGIPLDLASKLLPFKSKFSFSIFAHIHAHAKIQQKYSDVANMKAKRSHKISKINLLGLIDNLSSLIKKTTWSPIKTEWGDYYNQTNYSDAATKHKAETVKELFLLSNARSAWDLGGNNGYYSRIIADAGANVVCFDIDPMAVETNYQKIKKDKDQSILPLLQDLTNPSSSLGWQQMERDGLLERGGKVNLIMALALIHHLAISNNVPLEHIAEYFSRLGDYLLIEFVPKDDSQVQRLLASREDIFPNYHLESFRKTFSNYYTILEERTIQDTSRTLFLMKRIG, encoded by the coding sequence ATGACAGCCAACAAGCCTAATCAGTTTCTCAATACAGTAGAGGGGCATCGCTCTTCTTTCCGTGATCCTTGTGGGCAAATCTATACGTTGAATGGGGAAATATATCGCCAAATTACGGAAGCCGGTTCCCCCGATTATCAGCATCTTATGGCCTCTGGATTATATAAGGAATTACAGTCTAAAGGTTATTTAATACCTCACCAGGAGGTCGCTCTTGAATTTGCATTCAATAAACAAGCTCAAATAATTTTAAAGCCGGAAGAAATAGAAACAATATCTTATTGTTATGAATGGTCCTTTTCCCAGTTTAAAGATGCTGCGCTATTGACTCTGGAAATTGCAAAGTGTGCAATTGAATATGGAATGATTTTAAAAGACGCAAGTGCCTATAATGTTCAATTCCATCATGGCAAGCCTATTTTTATTGATACTTCTTCTTTTGCTCTCTATAGAGAAGGGGAGCCGTGGGTTGCTTATAACCAGTTTTGCCGGCATTTCTTAGCGCCATTACTATTAATGGCGAAAGTAGATATTCGTCTGGGTAAGCTCTCTCAGCAATATATTGATGGTATACCACTTGATCTAGCAAGTAAGTTATTACCGTTTAAAAGTAAGTTTTCATTTTCTATTTTTGCTCATATTCATGCGCATGCAAAAATTCAGCAAAAATATAGTGATGTTGCAAATATGAAAGCCAAGCGCAGCCACAAAATTTCTAAAATAAATTTACTTGGCTTAATTGATAATCTCAGTTCCTTAATTAAAAAAACAACTTGGTCACCAATTAAAACCGAATGGGGCGATTACTATAATCAAACTAATTATTCGGATGCAGCAACCAAACACAAGGCGGAGACAGTTAAAGAGTTATTTCTTCTTTCAAACGCACGTTCTGCTTGGGATTTGGGGGGGAATAATGGTTATTACAGTCGGATTATTGCCGATGCAGGAGCAAACGTTGTTTGCTTTGATATAGATCCAATGGCAGTAGAGACGAACTATCAAAAAATAAAAAAAGATAAGGACCAATCCATTCTGCCGCTGTTACAGGATTTAACTAATCCAAGTTCAAGCCTGGGCTGGCAACAAATGGAGAGGGATGGATTACTTGAACGAGGCGGGAAAGTAAATTTAATTATGGCCCTGGCGTTAATTCATCATTTAGCTATTTCCAATAATGTTCCTCTTGAGCATATTGCTGAATATTTCTCACGATTAGGCGATTATTTGTTGATAGAGTTCGTACCTAAAGACGACTCACAAGTTCAACGTCTTTTAGCAAGCAGGGAGGATATTTTCCCGAATTACCATTTAGAGTCGTTCAGAAAAACTTTTTCTAATTATTATACCATATTAGAGGAGCGAACTATTCAAGATACTTCACGGACACTTTTTTTGATGAAGAGAATAGGCTAA
- a CDS encoding glycosyltransferase family 4 protein, whose translation MKILVVSQYFWPETFIINDLVQCLAAQGHQIEVVTGKPNYPEGTIFEGYSASGCTTELFSGIPVHRAPLLPRGKGGKKLLLNYLSFILSGLIYFPRFVRKKKFDAIFVFVPSPITSVIPAIYLKWRLRAHLAVWVQDLWPESVQATGFIQNKHLLSLIGYMVKKIYAASDTLLVQSKKFPAVMKKYTPLEKVLYYPNLFLESPKTESVSANDIPADLLSELESNTCVVFAGNLGTAQALETILNAAEEIAHLPQCKIILIGNGSMYDWLHQQIAQREITNISLPGRFPATLMPVIYARATALLVTLKKDEIFSYTIPSKVQAYLAAGRPILAALDGEGAVVVENAQAGLVSSAEDASALAKNIEKLYHMSAAEREKLGIAGRAYFLEHFEMTKQSHRLIEILNNKIKSR comes from the coding sequence GTGAAAATTTTAGTTGTCTCACAATATTTTTGGCCAGAAACATTCATTATTAATGACTTAGTGCAATGTCTTGCAGCCCAAGGGCATCAAATAGAGGTTGTTACTGGGAAGCCTAATTACCCTGAAGGTACTATTTTTGAAGGATATTCCGCTTCAGGCTGTACCACAGAGTTATTTTCTGGGATTCCAGTTCATCGAGCTCCGCTTTTACCCAGAGGTAAAGGGGGTAAGAAACTATTGTTAAACTATCTTTCTTTTATATTGAGTGGCCTCATCTATTTTCCTCGCTTTGTAAGGAAAAAGAAATTTGATGCTATTTTTGTGTTTGTACCCTCTCCAATTACCTCTGTGATTCCTGCCATCTATTTAAAATGGCGTTTACGAGCCCATCTTGCCGTGTGGGTTCAGGATCTCTGGCCTGAAAGCGTGCAAGCAACGGGCTTTATTCAAAATAAGCATTTATTAAGTCTCATCGGATATATGGTAAAAAAAATTTATGCTGCATCAGATACTTTATTAGTGCAATCAAAAAAATTCCCTGCGGTGATGAAAAAATACACGCCCCTAGAAAAGGTTCTCTACTATCCTAATTTATTTTTAGAATCACCAAAAACGGAGTCTGTCTCTGCTAACGATATACCGGCTGATTTATTATCCGAGTTAGAATCTAATACTTGCGTTGTTTTTGCAGGAAATTTAGGCACGGCTCAAGCGCTAGAAACTATTCTTAATGCCGCTGAAGAAATAGCGCATTTACCACAATGTAAAATTATTTTGATTGGTAATGGAAGTATGTATGACTGGTTGCATCAACAAATAGCCCAAAGAGAAATTACAAATATATCACTTCCTGGCCGCTTCCCCGCAACTCTTATGCCCGTTATTTATGCTCGAGCAACAGCTCTTTTGGTAACCTTAAAAAAAGATGAAATCTTTTCTTACACAATTCCAAGTAAGGTCCAAGCTTATTTGGCAGCAGGTCGTCCTATTTTAGCTGCATTAGACGGTGAAGGAGCGGTAGTTGTTGAAAATGCGCAAGCAGGATTAGTATCTTCAGCAGAAGATGCCTCTGCGCTAGCGAAGAACATAGAAAAATTATATCATATGTCTGCTGCAGAGCGTGAAAAATTGGGAATAGCAGGGAGAGCATACTTTCTTGAACATTTTGAAATGACCAAACAAAGTCATCGACTCATTGAAATTCTTAATAATAAAATTAAATCGAGGTAA
- a CDS encoding SDR family NAD(P)-dependent oxidoreductase translates to MFNDKTLLITGGTGSFGHAVLKRFLKSNIREIRIFSRDEKKQEDMRNQLKNEKVKFYIGDVRDYSAIAEAMTGVDYVFHAAALKQVPSCEFYPMEAVRTNVLGTDNVLSAGIAAGVQKIVVLSTDKAVYPINAMGISKAMAEKIVVAKSRVVTNKGPIICATRYGNVMASRGSVIPLFVDQIKAQKALTITDPKMTRFLMSLEDSVDLVLHAFDHANQGDIFVQKAPASTIADLTQALIELFKSDNEVKVIGTRHGEKLYESLISREEMAKAEDMGRYYRIQADNRDLNYNKYFVEGEEHISDFEDYTSHNTQQLSIPEIKDMLLKLDFIQNALDNTPTELY, encoded by the coding sequence ATGTTCAACGATAAGACCCTTCTGATTACTGGTGGAACTGGCTCCTTCGGGCATGCCGTTTTAAAACGTTTTTTAAAATCAAACATACGTGAAATACGCATTTTTAGCCGTGATGAAAAAAAGCAAGAAGACATGCGTAATCAGCTAAAAAATGAGAAAGTAAAGTTTTATATTGGCGATGTTCGTGATTATTCAGCAATCGCGGAAGCGATGACTGGTGTGGATTATGTTTTTCATGCAGCAGCCTTAAAACAAGTTCCGTCCTGTGAGTTTTATCCTATGGAAGCAGTCCGTACCAACGTTCTTGGAACAGATAATGTTTTATCCGCAGGTATTGCTGCAGGTGTACAAAAAATAGTGGTATTAAGTACAGACAAAGCGGTTTACCCTATTAATGCGATGGGTATTTCCAAAGCGATGGCGGAAAAGATTGTGGTCGCTAAATCCCGTGTAGTTACCAATAAGGGCCCTATTATTTGCGCAACCCGTTATGGAAACGTGATGGCGTCAAGAGGCTCAGTTATTCCTCTGTTTGTGGACCAAATAAAAGCCCAAAAAGCATTAACGATAACCGACCCTAAAATGACTCGCTTTTTAATGTCATTAGAAGATTCTGTTGATTTGGTATTACATGCTTTTGATCACGCAAATCAAGGCGATATTTTTGTTCAAAAAGCGCCAGCTTCAACCATTGCTGATTTAACACAAGCATTAATTGAACTCTTTAAAAGCGACAATGAGGTTAAGGTTATTGGTACCCGCCACGGAGAGAAACTGTATGAGTCCTTAATTTCTCGAGAAGAAATGGCTAAAGCCGAAGATATGGGAAGATATTATCGCATTCAGGCGGATAACCGTGACCTAAATTATAATAAATATTTTGTCGAAGGTGAGGAACATATTTCCGATTTTGAAGATTATACCTCGCATAATACTCAGCAACTGAGTATACCTGAGATAAAAGATATGCTTCTAAAATTAGATTTTATTCAAAATGCTCTAGATAATACTCCCACTGAATTGTACTAA
- a CDS encoding dTDP-4-dehydrorhamnose reductase family protein produces the protein MKILVLGVTGMLGSAVFHTFNQQQSNFTVWGTLRSRENLKYFPDSCHSNLISDIDVLDFDMLCKVFAQIKPDVVINCIGLIKQLSNAKDPLSALPINAMFPHRLAHLCGLSGARLIHVSTDCVFSGEKGFYTENDKSDAEDLYGKSKFIGELTEFSHAITIRTSIIGHELNSKTALVEWFLSQKNTTKGYVNAIFSGLPTFELARVMRDYVIPKPELRGLYHVVANPINKYELISLIAEIYKKEITIVADEEVKINRSLNGERFKAATGYVAPAWPELITLMYESKNLIWS, from the coding sequence TTGAAAATTCTGGTTTTAGGTGTAACCGGTATGCTGGGGAGTGCAGTGTTTCATACTTTTAACCAGCAACAGAGTAATTTTACAGTTTGGGGCACTTTAAGAAGCAGGGAAAACCTTAAGTATTTCCCAGATTCTTGCCATTCTAATTTAATCTCTGATATCGATGTACTTGATTTTGATATGTTATGCAAAGTATTTGCCCAGATTAAACCTGATGTTGTTATCAACTGTATTGGTTTGATTAAGCAACTATCAAACGCGAAAGACCCTTTATCTGCGTTACCCATCAATGCCATGTTCCCACATAGACTCGCCCACTTGTGCGGTCTATCTGGAGCTCGCTTGATTCATGTTAGTACCGATTGTGTGTTTTCAGGGGAGAAAGGTTTTTATACTGAAAATGATAAGTCGGATGCAGAGGACTTATATGGTAAATCAAAATTTATTGGCGAACTTACCGAGTTTTCTCACGCGATTACCATCCGTACCTCAATAATAGGTCATGAACTCAATAGTAAAACAGCTTTGGTTGAATGGTTTCTGTCACAAAAAAATACTACCAAAGGCTATGTAAACGCTATTTTCTCGGGCTTGCCAACTTTTGAATTGGCACGGGTAATGCGTGATTATGTTATTCCTAAACCTGAGCTTCGTGGTCTTTATCATGTTGTTGCAAATCCAATTAATAAATATGAATTGATTTCATTGATCGCTGAAATATATAAGAAAGAAATAACTATTGTAGCGGATGAAGAAGTTAAAATTAATCGCTCTCTGAATGGCGAACGATTTAAAGCGGCAACCGGTTATGTTGCTCCGGCTTGGCCAGAATTGATTACCTTAATGTATGAATCAAAGAATTTGATATGGAGTTAA